In a genomic window of Gammaproteobacteria bacterium:
- a CDS encoding NADH-quinone oxidoreductase subunit M: MPDSGLLSVIVWLPVAAGLLIMGLARSAAVARWTCLGVALLEWIPGWILWRAFEPGGGYQFVERHDWIKRFDVQYYLGIDGIALALILLTLLLTPAAVVAGWRAIDRRSGLYYGALLIQQGLMLGVFCALDSLLFYVFWEFMLAPMFLIIGIWGGERRIYATVKFFLFTFLGSVFMLVALVYLYLKAGSYAIPDLHAAPLTLAQQQLLFFGFLAAFAVKVPMWPVHTWLPDAHVEAPTGGSVILAAILLKMGGFGMLRFSLPVTPDAAYQFAPLIVGLSLVAIVYIAVVALAQRDLKKLIAYSSVAHMGFVTLGLFIPLVYAGAGKDQLLALGMGGGMVQMISHGFISAALFMCVGVLYDRVHTRRIDDFGGVANTMPIFAVLLVLFALANAGLPGTSGFVGEFLVILASFRAEPLVALGAGTILVLGAAYSLYMLKRVVFGEVANDRVAGLEDLDTRELIALGGIGLAVIVLGLYPDPLVEMMEPSLDGLARHVLAGKVAG; the protein is encoded by the coding sequence ATGCCCGACTCAGGCCTGTTGAGCGTGATCGTCTGGCTGCCGGTGGCTGCCGGCCTGCTGATCATGGGCCTTGCGCGCAGCGCCGCCGTGGCGCGCTGGACGTGCCTGGGGGTAGCGTTGCTCGAATGGATACCCGGCTGGATCCTGTGGCGCGCCTTCGAGCCGGGCGGCGGCTACCAGTTCGTCGAGCGGCACGACTGGATCAAGCGTTTCGACGTGCAGTACTACCTCGGCATCGACGGCATCGCGCTGGCGCTGATTCTGCTGACGCTCCTGCTCACGCCGGCGGCGGTCGTGGCGGGCTGGCGCGCGATAGACCGGCGCTCGGGGCTGTACTACGGGGCTTTGCTGATTCAGCAGGGGCTGATGCTGGGCGTTTTCTGCGCGCTGGACAGCCTGCTGTTCTACGTGTTCTGGGAATTCATGCTCGCCCCCATGTTCCTGATCATCGGCATCTGGGGCGGCGAGCGGCGGATTTACGCAACGGTCAAGTTCTTCCTCTTCACCTTCCTGGGCTCGGTGTTCATGCTGGTCGCGCTGGTCTATCTGTACCTGAAGGCGGGCAGTTACGCCATACCCGACCTGCACGCCGCGCCGCTCACGCTGGCCCAGCAGCAGTTGCTGTTCTTCGGTTTCCTGGCCGCGTTTGCGGTCAAGGTGCCGATGTGGCCTGTGCATACCTGGCTGCCCGATGCGCACGTGGAAGCGCCGACCGGCGGCTCGGTCATTCTGGCGGCGATCCTGCTGAAGATGGGCGGCTTCGGCATGCTTCGGTTCAGCCTGCCGGTCACGCCGGATGCCGCATACCAGTTCGCGCCGCTGATCGTGGGCCTGTCGCTGGTCGCGATCGTATATATCGCCGTAGTGGCTCTGGCTCAGCGCGATCTCAAGAAGCTGATCGCCTATTCGTCGGTGGCGCACATGGGATTCGTGACCCTGGGCCTGTTCATTCCCCTGGTTTACGCGGGCGCGGGCAAGGACCAGCTCCTGGCGCTGGGCATGGGCGGGGGCATGGTGCAGATGATTTCGCACGGCTTCATTTCGGCCGCCCTTTTCATGTGCGTCGGGGTGCTCTACGACCGCGTACACACGCGCCGGATCGACGATTTCGGCGGCGTGGCCAACACGATGCCGATTTTTGCCGTCCTGCTGGTGCTGTTCGCGCTGGCCAACGCGGGACTGCCCGGTACTTCCGGCTTTGTCGGTGAATTCCTCGTCATCCTGGCGTCGTTCCGCGCCGAACCGCTGGTCGCCCTGGGCGCGGGCACGATCCTTGTGCTGGGCGCGGCATACAGCCTGTACATGCTCAAGCGGGTGGTGTTCGGCGAGGTGGCGAACGACCGGGTGGCGGGCCTTGAGGACCTGGATACCCGCGAACTGATTGCGCTGGGCGGCATCGGCCTTGCGGTGATTGTCCTTGGCCTGTATCCGGATCCCCTGGTTGAAATGATGGAGCCCTCGCTGGACGGGCTGGCCCGGCACGTCCTGGCCGGGAAGGTGGCGGGATGA